Proteins encoded by one window of Melanotaenia boesemani isolate fMelBoe1 chromosome 10, fMelBoe1.pri, whole genome shotgun sequence:
- the spi1a gene encoding transcription factor PU.1a isoform X2, translated as MEGFVITSASEDIIPNEPGNFRPPVDLYNYLSSVGDIYEEHRWALHSDRVQPPDFENSPVNHLTELQAVSSQQLIQPFRYSSDSLHLHLDPPITPVSLSSQYPPSASPGLYYSEEDHRALSPPLEVSEGEDEFEDRNHSSYRRDTSNKKKIRLYQFLLDLLRNGDMSESIWWVDQDKGIFQFSTKHKEALATHWGVQKGNRKRMTYQKMARALRNYGKTGEIKKVKKKLTYQFSEEVLGNLCLRPYRH; from the exons ATGGAAGGTTTTGTCATAACGTCT GCATCGGAGGATATTATTCCAAATGAGCCTGGGAACTTTCGACCGCCTGTGGACCTGTACAATTACCTGAGCAGCGTGGGGGATATTTATGAAG AACACAGATGGGCACTGCACTCTGATCGGGTCCAGCCACCAGACTTTGAGAATTCCCCCGTCAATCACTTGACGGAGCTGCAGGCGGTGTCATCTCAACAACTGATACAACCTTTTCGCTACAGCAGTGATTCTCTGCACCTTCACCTGGACCCTCCAATCACTCCTGTCTCCCTGTCATCACAA TACCCACCCTCAGCCTCACCTGGACTTTACTACTCAGAGGAGGACCACAGAGCCCTTAGTCCCCCACTGGAGGTATCCGAAGGAGAGGATGAATTTGAAGACCGCAACCATTCTTCCTACAGGAGAGATACTA gCAACAAGAAGAAAATCCGTCTGTATCAATTCCTCCTGGACCTGCTTAGAAATGGCGACATGAGTGAGAGTATCTGGTGGGTGGACCAGGACAAGGGCATATTCCAGTTCtccacaaaacacaaagaagcCCTGGCAACCCACTGGGGTGTTCAGAAAGGAAACCGCAAAAGAATGACCTACCAAAAAATGGCTCGAGCTCTAAGGAACTATGGTAAAACAGGAGAgattaaaaaagtgaaaaagaagcTCACCTACCAGTTCAGTGAGGAGGTTCTCGGAAACCTCTGTTTACGTCCATATCGTCACTGA
- the spi1a gene encoding transcription factor PU.1a isoform X1 has protein sequence MEGFVITSASEDIIPNEPGNFRPPVDLYNYLSSVGDIYEEHRWALHSDRVQPPDFENSPVNHLTELQAVSSQQLIQPFRYSSDSLHLHLDPPITPVSLSSQIPHYTPSLCYQYPPSASPGLYYSEEDHRALSPPLEVSEGEDEFEDRNHSSYRRDTSNKKKIRLYQFLLDLLRNGDMSESIWWVDQDKGIFQFSTKHKEALATHWGVQKGNRKRMTYQKMARALRNYGKTGEIKKVKKKLTYQFSEEVLGNLCLRPYRH, from the exons ATGGAAGGTTTTGTCATAACGTCT GCATCGGAGGATATTATTCCAAATGAGCCTGGGAACTTTCGACCGCCTGTGGACCTGTACAATTACCTGAGCAGCGTGGGGGATATTTATGAAG AACACAGATGGGCACTGCACTCTGATCGGGTCCAGCCACCAGACTTTGAGAATTCCCCCGTCAATCACTTGACGGAGCTGCAGGCGGTGTCATCTCAACAACTGATACAACCTTTTCGCTACAGCAGTGATTCTCTGCACCTTCACCTGGACCCTCCAATCACTCCTGTCTCCCTGTCATCACAA ATCCCACATTACACTCCATCCCTGTGCTACCAGTACCCACCCTCAGCCTCACCTGGACTTTACTACTCAGAGGAGGACCACAGAGCCCTTAGTCCCCCACTGGAGGTATCCGAAGGAGAGGATGAATTTGAAGACCGCAACCATTCTTCCTACAGGAGAGATACTA gCAACAAGAAGAAAATCCGTCTGTATCAATTCCTCCTGGACCTGCTTAGAAATGGCGACATGAGTGAGAGTATCTGGTGGGTGGACCAGGACAAGGGCATATTCCAGTTCtccacaaaacacaaagaagcCCTGGCAACCCACTGGGGTGTTCAGAAAGGAAACCGCAAAAGAATGACCTACCAAAAAATGGCTCGAGCTCTAAGGAACTATGGTAAAACAGGAGAgattaaaaaagtgaaaaagaagcTCACCTACCAGTTCAGTGAGGAGGTTCTCGGAAACCTCTGTTTACGTCCATATCGTCACTGA
- the tmem276a gene encoding transmembrane protein 178B: MAAMRTLTVAGLFLAFCALGLIAVAISTDNWYETDARRHRERCKNYSNKRNDPGYIYISSNNLPLRMLPKEKNVERKGSSVSGGILLRAKRHFLPPAPAMESLCSRHFNSTITGLWRKCHREGFDLETEDLIFKGLVPRCTPIKYYYSSSVLPRNLPINLTKTIRQDEWHALHLQRMTASFIGMAIAIILFGWIIGVLGCCQEHDLMQYVAGLLFLMGGTCCIISLCTCVAGINFELSRYPRYMFGIPEDISHGYGWSMFCAWGGLGLTLLAGFLCTLAPSLYPPHTPVVHKPRQENGCV, encoded by the exons ATGGCTGCTATGAGGACTTTAACTGTGGCAGGTCTGTTTTTGGCATTTTGCGCTTTGGGACTGATAGCCGTGGCGATCAGCACTGACAACTGGTACGAGACTGACGCGAGGCGGCACCGGGAACGCTGCAAGAATtattcaaacaaaagaaatgaccCGGGCTACATCTACATCTCCAGCAACAATCTTCCTCTTCGCATGCTGCCCAAGGAGAAAAACGTAGAGAGGAAGGGCTCCAGTGTCAGCGGTGGAATTCTGCTGCGGGCTAAGCGGCACTTCTTGCCTCCTGCCCCGGCCATGGAGTCCCTCTGCAGTCGGCATTTTAACTCCACGATCACCGGACTGTGGAGAAAGTGCCACCGAGAGGGATTTGACCTGGAGACAGAGGATTTGATCTTCAAAG GATTGGTTCCGCGCTGCACACCAATAAAATACTACTACTCGTCGTCAGTGCTCCCCAGAAATCTGCCAATCAACCTGACAAAGACTATCAGGCAGGATGAGTGGCACGCGCTCC ACCTCCAGAGGATGACTGCTAGCTTCATAGGCATGGCCATAGCCATCATCCTATTCGGCTGGATCATAGGCGTGTTGGGTTGCTGCCAGGAGCATGATCTGATGCAGTATGTGGCTGGACTCCTCTTTCTCATGGGAG GGACCTGCTGCATAATCTCCCTCTGCACATGTGTGGCTGGGATTAACTTTGAACTGTCCCGCTATCCTCGCTATATGTTTGGAATACCAGAGGACATCAGTCATGGGTATGGCTGGTCCATGTTTTGTGCGTGGGGCGGACTGGGCCTTACATTGCTGGCTGGCTTCCTGTGCACACTTGCTCCTTCCCTCTACCCTCCACACACCCCTGTGGTGCACAAGCCAAGACAAGAGAACGGCTGTGTGTGA
- the fibina gene encoding fin bud initiation factor, with protein sequence MLLKRERWFMMDPVPLLLIIVTSLPFSPAVYTGPLQPEISNGTFHHFFVPDGDYEETVDPEQCQMLFKFSDVFPCRATEDSDAAVREDFVITKMQAEDSARLLEGIGRTVEQDLDGEDSYGKFLQREISQISEAFSNVDKSLLELEGKFKQSQETELREEQQLNSNVVKQVSDIRSAMRETTDISLGLKDKHELLSLIIRSHGTRLSRLKTEYLNVGS encoded by the coding sequence ATGCTGCTAAAGAGGGAGAGGTGGTTCATGATGGATCCCGTCCCACTGCTGCTCATCATAGTCACTTCTTTACCGTTTAGTCCGGCTGTCTACACCGGGCCCCTCCAGCCAGAGATCTCCAACGGTACTTTCCACCACTTCTTTGTCCCGGACGGAGATTATGAAGAGACAGTGGACCCCGAGCAGTGCCAGATGCTGTTTAAGTTCTCAGACGTGTTTCCGTGTAGGGCCACAGAGGACAGCGACGCCGCCGTGCGGGAAGACTTCGTCATCACTAAGATGCAGGCGGAGGACTCGGCGCGGCTGCTGGAGGGCATCGGCCGGACTGTGGAGCAGGACCTGGACGGAGAGGACAGCTACGGGAAGTTCCTCCAGCGGGAGATCTCCCAGATCAGCGAAGCCTTTTCAAACGTGGACAAGTCCCTGCTGGAGCTTGAGGGAAAGTTCAAGCAAAGTCAAGAAACTGAGCTGAGAGAGGAGCAACAGCTGAACAGCAATGTAGTAAAACAAGTGAGCGACATCAGGAGCGCAATGAGGGAAACCACCGACATCTCCCTGGGACTCAAAGATAAACACGAGCTGCTGTCTCTCATCATCCGCAGTCATGGCACCAGACTGAGCCGCCTGAAGACTGAGTACCTAAACGTTGGCTCTTAG